CGCGCCAATAATCTGTACAATACGACCGCTACTCATTGCGCTCTCCTTGAAATTCTATATTAGGTATAGTCAATTATGAAACAGCAGCAGCACCGCCAACGATTTCCGAGATCTCTCGGGTAATCGCCGCTTGACGCAGCTTGTTATAAACCAACTGTAAATCGTTAATTAGGTCACCAGCATTATCTGTTGCCGCTTTCATAGCGACCATACGTGACGACTGCTCAGAGGCAATATTTTCCATTACCGCTTGATAGACAATCGACTCTATATAGCGCCCAAGCAAATCATCAATCAAAGTTTTGATATCAGGCTCGTAAATATAATCCCAGCTAAGCTCAGTCTCCATACCACTATCTTCATCGCCAAATGACCCTTCAGGTAAAGGTACTAGCTGACTGACGATTGGTTTTTGAGTCATCGCATTTACAAACTTATTGTAAACTACGTAAATACGATCAAGCTTGCCGTTAGTATAGTCATCTAGCATGGCTTGCACAGGAGAATTCAGCTGTTCAAACGTAGGCTTATCGCCATAATCAGTTACGGCTGAAGTTACTTTACCACCAAAATTCTTGAAAAAGCTGACACCTTTGGCGCCAATAACCGCAAATTCAGTTTGTACTGATTGATCTTGGTATTCTTGAATACTTTTAGATAGTGCTTTAAATAAGTTAATATTTAGACCACCTGCTAGACCGCGGTCAGAAGTAATAACGATATAGCCTACCGTATTAATTGAACGTGATTCCATATACGGATGTTTATAATCCGCTGAGGCGTGCACCAAATGTGAAATAACCCGGCGCATACTGTCAGCATATGGGCGACCCACGTCCATGCGCTCTTGAGCACGGCGCATTTTACTCGCAGCAACCATTTGCATAGCCCGAGTAATTTTTTGAGTGCTTTTAATACTGGTGACTTTGGCACGTATCTCTTTTAAGCTTGCCATAATGATTCCAATATAAGAGGGTTAAAAAAGCATTGGTGAATGCAGCAATATCTTAGTATGACCTACTGCATTTACAAAATGATGTCTTAATATCTTGTGATACTATGCGGTTATTTATTATAGCTGGGAATACAGCAGCGCGATTGCCATCAAAGACAACGCGCTGAGTAATAGGCTTTAAAAAGCTTTAACCAACCAAACCGCCTTAACCCATTAAATTAATAACTGTGATTTTGTTTAAAAGTCTCAACTGATGACTTCAAACGACCTGCAATATCATCATTATAGTTTGCAGTTTCA
This sequence is a window from Psychrobacter jeotgali. Protein-coding genes within it:
- the atpG gene encoding F0F1 ATP synthase subunit gamma; the encoded protein is MASLKEIRAKVTSIKSTQKITRAMQMVAASKMRRAQERMDVGRPYADSMRRVISHLVHASADYKHPYMESRSINTVGYIVITSDRGLAGGLNINLFKALSKSIQEYQDQSVQTEFAVIGAKGVSFFKNFGGKVTSAVTDYGDKPTFEQLNSPVQAMLDDYTNGKLDRIYVVYNKFVNAMTQKPIVSQLVPLPEGSFGDEDSGMETELSWDYIYEPDIKTLIDDLLGRYIESIVYQAVMENIASEQSSRMVAMKAATDNAGDLINDLQLVYNKLRQAAITREISEIVGGAAAVS